From a region of the Roseivirga sp. 4D4 genome:
- a CDS encoding GNAT family N-acetyltransferase, with the protein MASYKLYDVLNAKTKVCYTSYAYNTPSFLATNNQFTKHHFYWVNDVIGEAHGHVAFSIVDEIAYSPHKLPFGGIELSEKLNKAEINSFLEAVEGELEETGVKAVRIHQAPNAYADHSMISDCLIDLGYDIIQNRIFHTISVDESDLYDRMHKMEQRKIKKCIDGGATFKEVKRDKKKVFQWINRFRDLDYKPPSMTWADLENTNALNPKMYRVFAVYMDEFMLAATVVVMVNDESVYHFMPASDVDFRHYKKFSPMVFLVDNLYKWCQRNGIKTLDLGTSYVDMKMKTSLSKFKENIGGKPTEAKSWEKELNLKNPGI; encoded by the coding sequence ATGGCTAGTTACAAGCTATATGATGTATTAAATGCTAAGACAAAGGTCTGCTATACATCCTATGCTTACAATACACCTTCTTTCTTAGCAACTAACAACCAGTTTACGAAACATCATTTCTATTGGGTGAATGATGTCATCGGAGAGGCTCACGGACATGTGGCGTTCTCCATTGTAGATGAGATTGCTTATAGCCCTCACAAACTTCCTTTTGGTGGCATAGAGTTATCTGAGAAATTAAACAAAGCTGAAATAAATAGCTTTTTGGAGGCTGTTGAAGGTGAGCTTGAAGAAACGGGAGTTAAAGCTGTCAGGATTCACCAAGCTCCTAATGCCTATGCTGATCACTCTATGATCAGTGATTGTTTAATAGACTTGGGTTATGACATCATCCAGAACAGAATCTTCCATACCATTTCAGTCGATGAGTCAGACTTGTATGATCGCATGCACAAAATGGAGCAGCGAAAGATCAAGAAATGCATTGATGGTGGAGCGACATTTAAAGAGGTAAAGCGAGATAAAAAGAAGGTGTTTCAGTGGATCAATAGGTTTAGAGATTTGGACTACAAGCCACCTTCAATGACCTGGGCAGATCTCGAAAACACTAATGCACTTAACCCTAAAATGTACCGTGTCTTTGCCGTCTACATGGATGAGTTCATGCTTGCAGCCACTGTAGTTGTTATGGTGAATGATGAAAGTGTTTATCATTTTATGCCGGCAAGCGATGTTGATTTCCGACACTATAAAAAGTTCAGTCCCATGGTATTTTTGGTAGACAATTTGTACAAGTGGTGTCAGCGTAATGGTATTAAGACACTTGATCTTGGTACTTCATATGTAGACATGAAGATGAAAACCTCACTGTCCAAGTTCAAAGAGAATATCGGAGGTAAGCCTACTGAGGCTAAGAGTTGGGAGAAAGAGTTAAACCTTAAAAATCCAGGGATTTGA
- a CDS encoding DUF4097 family beta strand repeat-containing protein: protein MQKLKPTLFIVLFLLAVTSAYAQETIEKTYSGIKNIRLTTASGNGTIKKSDSDEVKVHLRYTYDDDVYEPSFEQRGDRLYIDEDFKRSRWSRGYSEWTLEVPDGIELDFKTGSGNIEVSGVNIEVRSNTGSGNIDIEEVNGDVRANTGSGNITFQNVEGWLDANTGSGSIRLDGTKGDAKLNTGSGNIRSRDIEGELSMNTGSGNIDVVNAIITGSSSFNTGSGTAEVSLGGALDHDLSVSTGSGNAILDFNGQDISGEFIMRASDKDDIRAPFKFDEEYEDDRNRSYSRRGRRNGWVKEAKIGSKNVQIRISSGSGRAVVKK, encoded by the coding sequence ATGCAAAAACTCAAACCAACCTTATTTATCGTGCTCTTTCTTTTGGCGGTTACATCAGCCTACGCTCAGGAGACAATAGAAAAGACATATTCAGGGATAAAGAATATTCGCTTAACAACAGCTTCTGGAAATGGAACAATTAAGAAAAGCGACTCCGATGAAGTGAAAGTTCACTTAAGATATACATATGACGATGATGTGTACGAACCTTCTTTTGAACAAAGGGGTGACAGACTTTACATCGATGAAGATTTCAAAAGAAGCCGTTGGTCAAGAGGCTATTCTGAATGGACTTTAGAAGTGCCAGACGGAATTGAACTCGACTTTAAAACAGGCTCTGGTAACATCGAAGTCTCAGGTGTAAATATTGAAGTGCGAAGTAATACAGGCTCTGGAAACATTGATATTGAAGAGGTTAACGGAGATGTCAGGGCAAATACGGGTTCTGGTAACATTACTTTCCAGAATGTTGAAGGTTGGCTGGATGCCAATACGGGTTCTGGTTCTATCCGTCTTGATGGTACCAAAGGTGACGCAAAATTGAATACAGGCAGTGGAAACATCCGAAGCAGAGACATTGAAGGTGAGCTGTCAATGAATACGGGTAGTGGTAACATTGATGTAGTTAACGCGATTATCACCGGATCTTCAAGCTTTAATACGGGTTCGGGTACTGCTGAGGTGAGCCTTGGCGGAGCGCTTGATCATGACTTGTCTGTAAGCACGGGTTCAGGCAACGCAATCCTAGATTTCAACGGTCAAGATATCTCAGGAGAATTTATCATGCGGGCTAGTGACAAGGATGATATTAGGGCACCATTCAAGTTTGATGAGGAATACGAAGACGATAGAAACCGAAGCTATAGTCGAAGAGGAAGAAGAAATGGATGGGTCAAAGAGGCTAAGATTGGTAGCAAAAATGTCCAGATCAGAATCAGCAGTGGATCAGGTCGCGCTGTGGTGAAAAAATAG
- a CDS encoding sugar 3,4-ketoisomerase: MAKRPELYTFTQISDSRGDLSFLEELKDVPFEVKRVYWLNDVPEQQVRGGHAHKTGEQVIICLQGTVEVVLESQTNERLSYTLSQPNTGLYIPPLWWGKMLFKGKAMLLGLASDEFSEDDYIRNREDF; the protein is encoded by the coding sequence ATGGCAAAAAGACCGGAACTCTACACATTCACTCAGATTTCTGATTCAAGGGGAGATCTTTCGTTTCTCGAAGAATTGAAAGATGTACCTTTTGAGGTCAAAAGGGTCTATTGGCTTAATGATGTACCTGAGCAACAGGTGAGGGGAGGCCACGCCCACAAAACGGGAGAGCAAGTGATCATTTGCTTGCAGGGTACGGTAGAAGTGGTGCTGGAATCGCAGACTAATGAACGGTTATCATATACTTTAAGCCAACCAAATACAGGACTCTATATTCCACCGTTATGGTGGGGAAAAATGTTATTCAAAGGAAAAGCGATGCTCTTGGGTTTAGCCTCAGATGAGTTCTCTGAAGACGATTACATCAGAAATAGAGAAGATTTTTAG
- a CDS encoding DinB family protein gives MTTDSNFLLHELSANAKVFEGLFEINETRQAHWKPSEDKWCLLEIACHLVDEEIFDFRTRVKTALNPEKFDFVPIVPVGWVKSKNYLSQNYEQQTRTWLEERQQSIEWLQSLKSPNWESCLVHPELGEMSAWQLLENWVAHDYIHLRQIIRTKRAYLDHIAKKDISYAGNW, from the coding sequence ATGACCACTGATTCAAACTTTTTGCTTCATGAATTATCTGCCAATGCGAAGGTATTTGAGGGATTATTTGAAATAAATGAAACTAGGCAGGCTCACTGGAAACCTAGTGAGGACAAATGGTGCTTATTGGAAATTGCATGCCACTTGGTAGATGAAGAAATTTTCGACTTTAGAACTCGAGTTAAAACCGCCCTTAATCCAGAAAAATTTGACTTCGTTCCGATCGTTCCGGTGGGCTGGGTGAAATCAAAAAACTATTTGAGTCAGAACTACGAACAGCAGACCAGAACCTGGCTAGAGGAACGCCAGCAATCAATCGAGTGGCTTCAGTCATTGAAAAGCCCTAATTGGGAAAGCTGTCTGGTTCACCCAGAACTGGGGGAAATGAGCGCTTGGCAATTGCTAGAAAACTGGGTAGCTCATGACTATATACACCTCAGACAGATCATAAGAACGAAAAGAGCCTATCTGGATCATATAGCTAAAAAGGATATCAGCTACGCAGGAAATTGGTAA
- a CDS encoding ABC transporter permease, with product MLKNFILVTLRNLRRNTLYSIINISGLSIGIACSVLILLWVQDETSFDRFIPKVDKIHQVWVNANYDNSIQSWNSVPLPTYMEMKGAHAKIANSVVTGWGGTRLIAREDNRIMKRGYFASEEFLEVFEFPMVKGDRSTVMDDPSSIVISEELADALFKDEDPIGKFLKVDDSSTLQVTGIFKDVPENSTFQFDYLIPWKHREATQQWVRDNTNNWGNYSFQVYVELNGEGDELEVEESVKDMLMEKGQDDIERSFFLHPMTRWRLHSNFENGVEAGGQHEYVTLFTAIAMFILVIACINFMNLATARSEKRAREVGIRKSLGSKRSQLIFQFYGESIVISIISYLIAILFVLALLPSYNNLVDKSLIVDFQSSQFWIFSLMIILITGIVSGSYPSLYLSSFNPIKTLKGKVSVGKNANLPRKILVVFQVGVAVVLIVGTIVIVKQIDLAKSRDLGYNQEGLITVPGTAETLENYDVIKQELIRKGAILNMTRSNSDVTSVNSNNFLSWPGKPESQRVMFVTIVANYDYAETVGSEMLMGRDFSKEFATDTAAIIVNQAALDIMELENPIGTQLDLWGQNRTLVGVIDNILMGSPYEQVRPMFMILDDWGYGSMTLRMPATNNVQANLSQIQEVFEQYNPAYPFEYRFADVDFERKYTTINLTRNLATIFAFLTIFITGLGLFGLASYMAEQRIKEIGIRKVLGASVTNLIRLISIDFAKLVMIGFVIFSPLAYFGLDQYLGRYTIRTSIDWWIFALTGVVALAFALLVVINQARRAALANPARSLRSE from the coding sequence ATGCTCAAAAACTTCATTTTGGTAACCCTGCGCAATTTGCGCAGGAATACCCTTTATTCAATTATCAATATCTCAGGCCTATCCATAGGCATTGCTTGTAGCGTTCTCATATTGCTGTGGGTTCAAGACGAGACATCTTTTGATAGGTTTATTCCCAAAGTCGATAAGATTCACCAGGTCTGGGTAAATGCTAATTATGACAATAGCATCCAGTCTTGGAATTCTGTGCCACTTCCCACCTATATGGAGATGAAAGGTGCGCATGCGAAGATTGCTAACTCCGTAGTAACCGGTTGGGGAGGAACTCGCTTGATTGCAAGGGAGGACAACCGAATCATGAAGCGAGGCTACTTTGCTAGTGAAGAGTTTCTCGAGGTATTTGAGTTTCCGATGGTCAAAGGAGATAGAAGCACGGTGATGGATGATCCGTCATCAATTGTGATTTCTGAGGAGCTCGCAGACGCCCTCTTCAAAGATGAAGATCCTATCGGTAAATTCTTGAAGGTAGATGATTCCAGCACTTTGCAGGTGACAGGGATATTCAAGGATGTCCCTGAAAACTCGACCTTTCAATTTGATTATCTGATTCCGTGGAAACATCGGGAAGCTACTCAGCAATGGGTGAGGGACAATACCAACAACTGGGGCAATTATTCTTTCCAGGTTTATGTAGAACTTAACGGAGAAGGTGATGAATTAGAAGTAGAAGAAAGTGTCAAAGATATGTTAATGGAAAAAGGTCAAGACGATATCGAGCGTTCTTTTTTCCTACATCCGATGACAAGGTGGAGGTTACATAGCAATTTTGAAAATGGCGTTGAGGCTGGTGGTCAGCATGAGTACGTAACCTTATTCACAGCCATTGCCATGTTTATTTTGGTCATAGCTTGTATTAATTTCATGAATTTGGCCACTGCCAGATCAGAAAAACGAGCGCGTGAAGTAGGCATTAGAAAGAGTTTGGGCTCGAAGAGGAGTCAGCTCATTTTTCAGTTCTACGGAGAGTCGATCGTTATATCGATTATATCATATCTGATCGCCATTTTATTCGTTCTGGCCCTCCTGCCATCATATAACAACTTGGTAGACAAGAGCTTGATTGTTGATTTCCAATCTAGTCAGTTCTGGATTTTCTCCCTGATGATCATTTTGATAACAGGTATCGTGTCTGGAAGTTATCCTTCGCTTTACCTGTCATCTTTCAACCCTATTAAGACCCTAAAGGGAAAGGTCAGTGTGGGTAAGAATGCCAATTTGCCGCGAAAAATCTTAGTCGTATTTCAGGTAGGAGTGGCTGTGGTGCTGATTGTAGGTACAATAGTCATTGTTAAGCAAATTGATCTGGCTAAGAGCAGAGACCTTGGCTATAATCAAGAAGGTCTGATTACCGTACCTGGTACCGCAGAAACCCTTGAAAATTATGATGTAATCAAGCAGGAACTCATAAGAAAAGGAGCAATCCTGAATATGACCCGTTCGAATAGCGATGTCACAAGTGTTAACTCCAATAACTTCCTAAGCTGGCCTGGTAAGCCAGAGTCGCAACGGGTAATGTTTGTGACCATCGTTGCAAATTATGATTATGCGGAAACAGTGGGTTCAGAAATGCTCATGGGTCGAGATTTTTCAAAAGAATTTGCAACCGATACGGCCGCAATCATTGTGAATCAAGCAGCATTAGATATCATGGAGTTGGAGAATCCTATCGGTACGCAGTTAGATCTCTGGGGTCAAAATAGAACGTTGGTCGGAGTGATCGATAATATTCTTATGGGCTCTCCGTATGAACAAGTGAGACCTATGTTTATGATTCTAGATGACTGGGGCTATGGTTCGATGACGCTAAGAATGCCGGCTACCAATAATGTGCAGGCAAACCTAAGTCAGATTCAAGAGGTTTTTGAACAGTATAATCCAGCTTATCCATTTGAGTATCGTTTTGCGGATGTGGATTTCGAGAGAAAGTACACGACCATCAACCTAACAAGGAACCTCGCAACGATTTTTGCTTTCCTGACCATATTTATCACTGGGTTGGGATTGTTCGGGTTGGCATCTTATATGGCGGAGCAGCGCATCAAGGAAATCGGTATTCGTAAGGTGCTGGGAGCCTCTGTGACTAATTTAATCAGGTTGATATCCATCGACTTTGCCAAGCTGGTAATGATTGGTTTCGTGATCTTCTCACCGTTGGCCTACTTCGGTCTAGACCAATATTTAGGAAGGTATACGATCAGAACATCTATCGATTGGTGGATTTTCGCCCTAACAGGGGTGGTCGCCTTGGCCTTTGCACTATTGGTCGTAATCAATCAGGCAAGAAGAGCCGCTTTGGCTAACCCAGCAAGATCTTTAAGAAGCGAGTAA
- a CDS encoding GNAT family N-acetyltransferase, translated as MLIHEYELPIESERLYYRPITKEDIKPWEAFFRDNPYLHFVGIDNPKSPEEESVIWTERQMKRYEETGIGMLATIEKSTNELIGNVGLILREDIMGEDYFEIGYSVIPSRWGMGYASEMAMRFRAYFEEQGLDERVISIISIDNIGSQKVAEKNGMKRGLQFDFHGSPCYQYIAEIGKG; from the coding sequence ATGCTCATTCACGAATATGAACTCCCAATTGAATCCGAAAGACTTTATTATCGGCCAATAACCAAAGAGGATATAAAGCCTTGGGAAGCATTTTTCAGAGATAACCCCTATCTACACTTCGTGGGTATTGATAATCCGAAAAGTCCTGAAGAAGAATCCGTCATTTGGACCGAAAGACAAATGAAGCGCTACGAAGAAACGGGTATCGGCATGTTGGCTACCATCGAAAAGTCAACCAACGAACTGATCGGCAATGTGGGCCTGATTTTGAGAGAAGACATAATGGGCGAAGACTATTTCGAAATTGGCTATTCGGTGATCCCTAGTCGTTGGGGAATGGGTTATGCTTCCGAAATGGCTATGAGATTTAGAGCCTACTTCGAAGAGCAGGGTTTAGACGAGCGCGTAATTTCAATCATTAGCATCGACAATATTGGTTCTCAAAAAGTAGCAGAGAAAAATGGCATGAAAAGAGGACTACAGTTCGATTTTCATGGATCTCCATGTTACCAGTACATTGCTGAGATTGGCAAAGGGTAA
- a CDS encoding response regulator, translating into MSLFDRAAKILIADDDPLNLEVMLGFLEAEQLEILYAPNGKKAVEIAINEGPDLVILDWEMPVMNGIETIKILTQNDQTKSIPIIIATGVMRESIDLKTALDAGAIDFLRKPFDSIEFKARVDSALRLSFMRREVQQQHSEIIGLTEREKQLLEENLDLKARELSSATLIDYQKNQLMIGLLEEVKKIDSLTNNVYSKNFRQVTRRIKAYIDLDKSWTGFKRHFNEVHPNFFDRLNENWDLTNNESRICAYLKIGLENKEIAALTNVESASVRRALNRLKKKLGLTQEQSLREFINQIG; encoded by the coding sequence AGAGCGGCCAAAATCCTTATTGCGGATGATGATCCATTGAACCTGGAAGTTATGCTCGGCTTTCTGGAAGCAGAGCAATTAGAAATACTCTATGCGCCAAATGGAAAAAAGGCCGTAGAGATTGCAATCAATGAAGGACCAGATTTGGTGATTTTGGATTGGGAGATGCCGGTAATGAACGGCATAGAAACCATAAAAATTCTCACACAAAATGACCAAACCAAGAGTATACCGATCATAATTGCAACAGGGGTTATGCGAGAGTCCATTGATTTAAAAACAGCGCTGGATGCCGGAGCAATAGACTTTTTAAGGAAACCTTTTGATAGCATAGAGTTCAAGGCAAGGGTGGATAGTGCACTGCGCCTCTCTTTTATGAGAAGAGAGGTTCAACAACAGCATTCAGAAATAATAGGTCTGACTGAAAGGGAAAAACAATTGCTTGAGGAGAACCTAGATTTAAAAGCCAGAGAGTTAAGTTCAGCGACCTTAATTGATTATCAGAAAAATCAATTAATGATAGGACTGTTGGAAGAGGTAAAGAAGATAGATAGCCTGACCAATAATGTCTATTCTAAGAACTTTCGTCAGGTTACCCGTAGGATAAAAGCCTACATAGACCTAGACAAAAGCTGGACAGGTTTTAAGCGACATTTTAATGAAGTGCATCCTAACTTCTTTGATCGACTCAATGAAAACTGGGATTTGACAAACAATGAGAGTCGCATTTGTGCCTACCTCAAGATAGGTTTAGAGAACAAAGAGATTGCCGCATTGACCAATGTTGAAAGTGCCTCGGTGAGAAGGGCACTGAACAGGCTTAAGAAAAAACTCGGGCTAACTCAAGAGCAGAGCCTAAGGGAGTTCATCAATCAAATAGGGTAG
- a CDS encoding putative signal transducing protein, whose product MTFITVAIFHLPQDAYIIKARLESEGIPVFLKDEYSVQTENFLSNAIGGVKLQVDENDALAATEILKAQGVELPGDSDKNHKGGLKKDQKVIAIVGLVLISILFLILYLNGSLDF is encoded by the coding sequence TTGACCTTCATCACCGTAGCCATATTCCATTTACCACAAGATGCCTATATCATTAAGGCAAGACTTGAATCTGAGGGCATTCCAGTCTTTTTAAAAGACGAATACAGTGTACAAACTGAGAACTTTCTATCCAATGCCATCGGTGGGGTTAAGCTACAAGTTGATGAGAATGATGCTCTCGCTGCTACCGAAATTTTGAAAGCCCAAGGTGTAGAACTACCAGGTGATTCTGATAAAAACCACAAAGGTGGACTCAAAAAAGACCAAAAGGTAATTGCGATTGTTGGCCTAGTATTGATTAGCATACTCTTTTTAATATTGTACCTAAATGGCTCTCTAGACTTCTAA
- a CDS encoding M28 family peptidase translates to MKRFSVLILTLICLGSISVQAFQIEQFTDPYYELVNAEFDKEKAYKTVEFVESHFRVVGNEGFNQGIQWVEMNLQKAGFVPEWKASEDQRLIYRFEERPLRNKTWQPFNGSLKLGDEELLNFSTNRNMMAINSYPTNGEQEFEVVYVGSGRNLDLDQDLKGKVVFAESAVGSLFSRAVQNKGAAGVIAYRMPEYTKPEVNVNSIQFSAIPRDSVNKSFGLLLSYQAKEKLKAAIAAGNNKIKVKLDTKVYNSKEFTIVAELRGSKMPDERFVFSAHMQEPGANDNASGVGVLLEAAETSARLLKAGKIDPQRTITYLFGDEITSTRRFIQEDPERAKGIKWGMSLDMVGEDTEKTGGTFLIEKMPDPGAIWVRGVEKHSEWGGRPLQKKDLKPHYFNDLTISIFESIGEKKDWEVNFNPFEGGSDHVPFLSANIPGLLLWHFTDQFYHTDQDRLDKVSKETLHNVGTGALMIALMLTENKPMLANRVLLVASTAATYRLQDELRLSQDLLSNGGNREKEVDILSTWSDYYQKVFDSVNDLNPKGSMFKDNLDNTKDALTGFTNLMLGRLK, encoded by the coding sequence ATGAAGAGATTCTCTGTCTTGATTTTAACGCTTATTTGCTTGGGTTCAATTTCCGTTCAAGCTTTTCAAATTGAACAGTTTACCGATCCATATTATGAACTTGTCAATGCCGAGTTTGATAAGGAGAAGGCCTACAAGACTGTGGAGTTTGTTGAGTCTCACTTTAGAGTTGTAGGGAATGAAGGCTTTAATCAGGGGATACAATGGGTGGAGATGAATCTCCAGAAGGCAGGTTTCGTACCTGAATGGAAAGCTTCAGAAGACCAAAGACTTATCTATAGGTTCGAAGAGCGACCGCTTAGAAACAAGACATGGCAGCCATTTAATGGAAGTTTGAAACTCGGAGACGAGGAGTTACTCAATTTTTCAACCAACCGAAATATGATGGCCATTAATTCCTATCCTACCAATGGAGAGCAGGAATTTGAAGTAGTCTACGTAGGTTCAGGAAGAAACCTAGATTTAGACCAGGACTTAAAGGGTAAAGTGGTCTTTGCCGAGAGTGCGGTAGGTTCTTTGTTTTCTAGGGCAGTCCAGAACAAAGGAGCCGCGGGAGTAATTGCCTATAGAATGCCGGAATACACCAAGCCTGAGGTGAACGTGAATTCTATTCAGTTTAGTGCCATACCACGCGATAGTGTCAACAAGTCATTCGGTTTGTTATTGTCTTATCAAGCAAAAGAGAAGCTAAAGGCGGCCATTGCAGCAGGTAACAATAAGATCAAGGTTAAACTGGATACCAAAGTCTATAATTCAAAAGAGTTTACCATCGTAGCAGAGTTAAGGGGCAGCAAGATGCCGGATGAGCGGTTTGTATTTAGTGCCCATATGCAGGAGCCAGGAGCTAATGATAATGCCAGTGGTGTAGGCGTGCTGTTGGAAGCAGCTGAGACAAGTGCTCGTCTATTAAAGGCTGGGAAGATTGACCCCCAAAGAACCATTACATACCTGTTTGGCGATGAGATCACTTCTACCAGAAGATTCATTCAGGAAGATCCCGAAAGAGCAAAAGGTATCAAGTGGGGAATGAGTCTCGACATGGTCGGGGAAGACACTGAAAAAACAGGGGGTACCTTCCTGATAGAGAAAATGCCCGATCCAGGAGCAATCTGGGTTCGAGGAGTAGAAAAGCATTCCGAATGGGGAGGAAGACCCTTACAGAAAAAAGATCTGAAGCCTCATTATTTCAATGATTTGACCATCAGTATTTTTGAAAGTATCGGTGAGAAGAAAGATTGGGAAGTGAACTTTAATCCATTTGAAGGGGGCAGTGATCATGTTCCTTTTCTATCAGCCAATATTCCAGGTTTGCTGCTTTGGCATTTTACAGACCAGTTTTACCATACCGATCAGGATCGACTAGATAAAGTTTCGAAAGAAACCTTGCACAATGTGGGTACAGGTGCCTTGATGATTGCCTTGATGCTTACAGAAAACAAACCCATGCTGGCTAACAGAGTACTTTTGGTTGCATCTACAGCAGCCACATACAGACTCCAAGACGAACTAAGGCTCAGCCAAGATCTGCTAAGTAATGGCGGAAATAGAGAAAAGGAAGTCGATATTCTAAGTACCTGGTCCGATTACTACCAGAAGGTGTTTGATAGTGTTAATGACTTGAATCCGAAGGGAAGCATGTTCAAGGATAATTTGGATAATACTAAAGACGCCTTGACTGGCTTTACTAATTTGATGCTTGGGCGGTTGAAGTAG
- a CDS encoding AAA family ATPase, translating to MTNPFLIKGYLSAAYFCDREKETEKIITAIRNRQDLTIHAYRRLGKSALLKHVENQVGKEFYFVYTDIWGTSSVSDFLREVSNGIIKSNIFSKRGIGQRLQEFIKSIGTSFTIGLDGRPSIDVIYNDQHSVFKSLEEVMAFLDNQDKPVVLAIDEFQEIKKYDSAKTPIEATLRKLTQNSQNVRFIYSGSEYHLINEIFNTHNRPFYQSTRMMQLGSIPKQEYQKFIVNHFKKGKKPINETLVEDILEYAYLHTYYVQAIFNYLFGLPEVPSNWQEFEQVYYPFIEEKGVFYAELPQRITPQQFVVTKAFAKAGKVTSPTGSEFLRLANFTNSSSMRRAVKALEEKQIIIKDGDFYRLYDVFLGHYLKFNS from the coding sequence ATGACAAATCCGTTTTTAATCAAGGGGTATCTCAGTGCTGCTTACTTCTGTGACCGGGAGAAGGAAACGGAAAAGATCATTACGGCCATTCGTAATCGGCAGGATTTAACCATTCATGCATATCGTAGGCTGGGTAAGTCAGCATTACTAAAACACGTTGAAAATCAGGTTGGGAAAGAATTCTACTTTGTATACACCGATATCTGGGGGACAAGCTCAGTATCCGATTTTCTCAGAGAAGTGTCTAATGGGATTATAAAGAGTAACATCTTTTCTAAAAGAGGAATTGGCCAGCGGTTGCAGGAGTTCATTAAATCAATCGGTACATCATTCACGATCGGCTTAGATGGTAGGCCTTCAATAGATGTGATCTACAACGATCAGCATAGTGTTTTTAAAAGCCTTGAAGAAGTGATGGCTTTCTTGGATAATCAAGACAAGCCGGTCGTTTTGGCCATTGATGAGTTCCAGGAAATTAAGAAATACGATTCGGCTAAAACACCCATTGAGGCAACACTCAGAAAACTCACACAAAACAGTCAAAACGTTCGCTTCATCTATAGTGGAAGTGAATACCATTTGATTAACGAGATATTTAACACGCACAATCGGCCGTTTTATCAGAGCACACGAATGATGCAGCTAGGGTCTATTCCCAAGCAGGAGTATCAGAAGTTTATCGTGAACCATTTTAAAAAAGGGAAGAAGCCTATCAACGAAACGCTTGTTGAAGACATCTTAGAATATGCCTATCTGCATACGTACTACGTGCAGGCTATTTTTAATTATTTATTCGGATTACCGGAAGTGCCCTCTAATTGGCAAGAATTTGAGCAAGTGTATTATCCGTTTATAGAAGAAAAGGGTGTGTTTTATGCTGAGCTACCACAGCGGATAACACCTCAGCAGTTTGTGGTGACAAAGGCTTTTGCAAAGGCAGGCAAGGTCACATCGCCTACAGGTTCTGAATTTTTGAGGTTGGCAAATTTCACCAACTCTAGTAGTATGAGAAGGGCGGTAAAGGCCCTCGAGGAGAAACAGATCATCATTAAGGACGGGGATTTTTATCGCCTATACGATGTTTTTTTGGGGCACTATTTAAAGTTCAATTCTTAG
- a CDS encoding IMPACT family protein: MQDSFLTISNQSEGLYKEKGSKFIAIAFPVESVDEVKEKLEGLRKEYYDARHHCYAYVLGHAGTETRANDDGEPNHSAGDPILGQIKSRELTNTLVVVIRYFGGTKLGVSGLIHAYKTAATEALDANQIVKKDITEQVTLRFPYDEMNEVMKLVKDLDLKVKGQDYDSLCIMHLEVVISQMDNLNEKVTLLNNLSHPIELKHRN; this comes from the coding sequence ATGCAGGATAGCTTCTTAACCATATCGAATCAATCTGAAGGCCTCTACAAGGAAAAAGGGAGCAAATTCATCGCGATCGCTTTCCCAGTTGAAAGTGTAGACGAGGTAAAAGAAAAACTTGAAGGCTTGCGAAAGGAATACTATGATGCCCGCCATCATTGCTACGCCTACGTTTTAGGACATGCAGGTACTGAAACCCGCGCCAATGACGATGGAGAACCAAATCACTCTGCTGGCGATCCCATTCTTGGGCAAATCAAATCTCGTGAATTGACCAATACACTCGTAGTGGTTATTCGATACTTCGGAGGTACTAAACTGGGGGTTAGTGGGCTAATACATGCCTATAAAACGGCAGCGACCGAAGCGCTCGATGCAAACCAAATTGTCAAAAAAGACATTACTGAGCAGGTAACCCTTCGCTTTCCTTATGACGAAATGAATGAGGTAATGAAGCTGGTGAAAGACCTGGACTTAAAAGTCAAAGGACAAGACTATGACTCCTTATGCATTATGCATCTTGAGGTAGTCATAAGTCAGATGGATAACTTGAACGAAAAGGTAACGTTATTGAATAATTTAAGCCATCCCATTGAATTGAAACACAGAAATTGA